Proteins encoded by one window of Micromonospora coxensis:
- a CDS encoding potassium channel family protein: MELLLLPFRWVYRGLVWFANSPGTLIASYLLMIVVAGVIYGQVENRSAADAVWWAVVTASTVGYGDISPTTWQGRTLAALLISTMVLLVIPLITAHFASRLIVDDDAFEHDEQEELKRDVRRMRALLEELAARQGIELPNSNRCGPPSRSGRSGSGPGGGAHRSGDPRQPRSSPVRSAHHRRTLCGASDPHRARRAPVRRPGHPAPVSGPGNAALPGAPSARSGTRPPRR; this comes from the coding sequence ATGGAGCTCCTGCTGTTGCCGTTCCGCTGGGTCTACCGCGGGTTGGTCTGGTTCGCGAACTCGCCGGGCACCCTGATCGCCTCGTACCTGCTGATGATCGTGGTGGCGGGCGTGATCTACGGCCAGGTGGAGAACCGCAGCGCCGCCGACGCGGTCTGGTGGGCGGTGGTCACCGCGTCCACCGTCGGCTACGGCGACATCTCCCCGACCACCTGGCAGGGGCGTACCCTCGCCGCGCTGCTCATCTCCACCATGGTGCTGCTGGTCATCCCCCTGATCACCGCGCACTTCGCCAGCCGGCTCATCGTCGACGACGACGCGTTCGAGCACGACGAGCAGGAGGAGCTCAAGCGCGACGTGCGCCGGATGCGGGCGCTGCTGGAGGAGTTGGCCGCCCGGCAGGGCATCGAGCTGCCGAACTCGAACCGCTGCGGCCCGCCGAGCCGATCAGGCCGGTCTGGGAGCGGTCCAGGAGGCGGCGCCCACCGCAGTGGTGACCCTCGTCAACCCCGCTCCAGCCCGGTCCGCAGCGCCCACCACCGGCGGACGCTCTGCGGTGCGAGCGATCCGCACCGCGCCCGTCGGGCACCGGTCCGCCGGCCCGGCCATCCTGCCCCGGTCAGCGGGCCGGGCAACGCAGCCCTTCCCGGGGCACCGTCAGCGAGATCAGGTACGCGTCCACCGCGTCGGTGA